AAAGGTTCTGAGTTTAATTAATGCACAAATATGAATCTTTTCTGACAAAGTTGTGTTGTAATTAAATCTGTTCACTAGCATCTTTGTTAAAGTTTTCGTGGGATTTAATTGGTTTTCAGGATGTAGACAACTTAACGCTCAGAAGATTTCTAAGAGCGCGTGATCATGATATAGAAAAAGCTTCTACCATGTTTCTGAAATATCAGGAATGGAAACGATCATTCATTCCAAATGGTCACATATCAATAAATGAGATTCAAAATGAGATTTCCCAGAAGAAGCAGTTTATACAGGGTTTTGATAAACAAGGACGTCCAATCACTGTCCTTATTGGCTGCAAACATTTCCAAAACAAAAAAGGAGGTGTTGATGAGTTGAAGCGTATGTTAAATCTTTCCTCTGTTATGATTAGGTTACTTTCAGTTGAGCTTCTCTGCTTAAATTAATTTGACTAGTTCAAAATCTCATACTGAAATATCTTCAAACTACAGGTTTTGCAGTATTTGCACTTGAAAAGTTATGCTCGAggtatatcattatataaatcaTCTCGatcatacacatatattttgagaGAATAATATACTTACCAAGTCAAACCTTGGCATACCAGAATGCCTACAGGGGAGGAAAAATTCGTCGTCATTGCAGATCTTAAAGGATGGGGGTACTCAAATTGTGATATTCGAGGAATGCTTGGTGCCCTCTCCATATTGCAGGTCTGATCATCTCTTTTAGTCTGATACTTCTCATCATGAAAAACATTAATGACACCACTTGAAAATCTGGGACCTCCTGCAATCATGCAAAGTGATATTACTAGATATTAATCACATTTGACATGATATGATGTATAAATTAATCAAGTTTTATGAATGGCAGGACTACTATCCGGAAAGACTAGGAAAACTGTACATTGTCCATGTGCCATACGTCTTCATGAAAGCATGGAAGATAGTTTATCCATTCATTGACAATAATACAAAAAAGAAGGTAAGATTAAAACTTACTGTAGATACTGAAAGTTCAAAGGAAAATTGTTTTGGTATGCACAATTTGCGCATATACAGCATAGCAAAATATCATATTCTCATGTTGGTGACTCAAATACAGATTGTATTTGTGGAAAATAAGCAACTGAAAGCAACGCTACTTGAGGACATTGAGGAGAGCCAGCTTCCACAGACTTATGGAGGCAAATTGCCCCTCATCCCTATCCAGGAGAGCTAAGTGGGAGAGCAATTTTAAAGAGAGATCAACTTTGTTCTTTAGCACTATGTTTCGGTCCCTTTTTTCTAGTAATGCAGCTATATATAAGATAGTTATTATGTTGCTTTGTAACACTTAAGCAATATAGTAATCTTCAAAGATATGTTAACTGCTACACTATCTACAACTTCATATTAGTGCACACTGCAAACTCTCTGCCAGAGATTGAGAGAATTGGATGGTGCAAAATTTCccctttctaatattttttttagagtgttgtttttaaaataagtttagTGTCAAAAGTCCAATTTGCAGGTTTTCTAAGTACACATCAACCATGATGCcatttgacatacaagtgcaaCACTTTTGTCGCACTTATTTCCATCTTGTAGAAAACCAGAAACCCAGATCTATAACTTTTAAGTTAAGGGTGGAAATGACTTTCAATTAAACTTTAAAGGGATGCCCGAGAGCGGCATACATTTCTTGCGGGCCACCTACCATTGCACAAGCACTCGATTTACCTGGTGTTGAATCTAGTAGGGTGGTCCGCACCCGGGGTTTACTTCTAAAGGTTTCccgtaaaaaaaaatataatgtgcGAACTGATTACACATGAACTTTCCAAGTTTCTCTCTTCAACTTTGATTAGTAATAACTGATGTATAACAAAGTGTAGCTTTATGATACTAGCATACCAAAGTACTAACCAAAAAACAAGATTCACAGTGACATTGATCGATATAAGCACACATGTAAATATTCTATGCTGTTGAACTAAAAAGTGTTTTCCTACTATGATTTTTATTTAGCTAATGCATCCACAGTTTCTTATGATCTAATCTTGAACAAACAAACAAAGGCGGGGATAGCATTGCTAGGAACTGTCTAATCAAAACATCGACCACCACATAAGAAAAATAGCTACAAAATTTCAGTAAGAATCCAGTTTCTAAAGAAGTCCAGATTACTAGCTCTAATTGCTAAGAATAGTTAATCTTGTAGCTACTGGTCTTTCATAATACCCTTTTTCAACAATTGTTTATAATCTAACAGACTTGCactttattcaaataaaaaagcTACTTGGTTTAAGTATATGTATATGCTTCATCAAATATGTGCAGAAGTCTAAAGCAACTAATAGTCAAATAGAGCTTTGGCTTTAGAAACATAACCGTACTTATGTAGACACCTTGCAATGTTCAACTTAAGCTGAGAAGTATATTAGAATTTTGCAACAGGGCATCCCATTTCTTTCACAAAGCATGGTATCGGCATCACATCCTTCATGTAGCAACATGAAAAACTTACAAGTTATCTCCAGCTCTACCAGGTAGGCTTTTAATAATGACTACCAAAAATCTCCGCAAGTACATAAACCACCTTCAAACCTGTGAAAGCGGATCCGGTCCCTCACAATTATGACCCTATTTAATATTCGAGATACAATCTTCATCCAATAGTGGCAATCAATACAAGTCCGAAGATTCTTTGAAACTTGAATCTCAGTTCTTGGACTTGATTTAAGTATAGCATAGGCTACTGCTAACTTCTCACTATGATAATTGAGATTTTGCTCCTTCTCCTCTTCAGAAATATCCATTAAAACAAGCTCTGTGCTAGACATAAATCCCTCCATTCTGGTTCGAGAAATCAATTTTTCCAGAACCTTGTATATTTCTACAGTCTCAGGGTGTGAATGATCTCCGGACTTGAAGTGGTGAATTAATCCGCCAGTTTCGACCCAACTCTTTCCACTACCTTTGTGAACCCCCTTCTGTTTCATCCCATCTCTCACTCTTGCCGCACTATCCCATTGTCTCAATGAGCTATAGGTGTTAGATAGCAAGACATAATCTCCACTCTCAAGACGCGATATCTTTTCTACCGCAACTTCAGCCATATCAGAATTTCTGTACGTTCTGCAAGCACTAAGGAATGCCCTCCATATGACAACATCAGGTTCCACCAGCATCCTCTTGATTAGATCAAAAGCTTCTTCGAGAAGACCAGCTCGGCCCAAAAGATCAACCATTGCTCCATAATGCTCTATTTGTGGATGGACCAAGTAATGGGTTTCCATCAGATCAAAAAATTTGCGACCTTGCTCCACCAAACCTGAGTGACTACATGCTGTCAAAATTCCTATAAATGTGATAGCATCTGGTGGAATATTTTTCTCTTCCATCATTGTAAATATCGCAATTGCATCAGAAGCAAGCCCATGAActgcaaatccattaatcatAGAATTCCAAACAGAAACATCTTCTTTCTGAACAGAGTCAAAGATTGCCTTGGCTTCCTCAATTCGTCCACATTTTGAATACATATCTATCAGTGCAGAAGATAAAATGTAATTGAGTTCAATTTTTCTCTCAATCATCAGGCTATGAATCCACTTAGCATGACCAAGAGCTCCAGTTCGTGCACACCCAGTTATAATAGATGCAAATGTAAATCCATCAGGCTCATATTCCGACCGCAACATTTTCCGAAAATAACTAAATCCCTCCTCATAACGCGCATTTTTAACACAACCTCCAATAATTGAATTCCACGACACCAAATCTCGGGTGTGCATTTTCTCAAATACCTTCTTAGCAACATCAGCCTCCCCCATCTTCATAAATCTCGCAATCATCAAATTGGAGTCAACAAGACCAAAATCCAAACAATGTACTTCACTAAACAATCTCTTTGCAAGAATAGGTTCATCACAAGATATATAAGCGGACACGAGTAACGAAACGAGCGACGGGTAATTTCCATACCCAAGTTTTATGATGCTAGAATGTGTTCTGTTAGTATTTATCGAGTTAGGAGAGAGTCTGCATTCTTGAAGAACACTAAAAAGTGTCCCATAAtctataaaattacaaaaacaaaaacaaaaaaaaacatgaaatcaCCATCCAACATGAAGAAGCTAAAGTTATAGCAGAACATAAAATCAAGAAACTGGGTAATTAATCATTTCATGCAAATATAGAAgagtaaaaattaattaacaattagtCAGGAGCTTTTGCTGCATAAACAttatcgagagagagagagagagagagaggtgttaCCAGTACAACTGTTGATCATTTGAGCTGTTTGGTTAAGACGCCTAGTTAAAGTATGAGTcaccatttttttaaatatgcatTATATATATGGGTTTGTCATATAGAGAAGAAATATGGTGGTGTTTAGATAATTTGTAGTGAGAGTTTGAGCAGAAGAGCTTGTCGCCATGGTCATGGTGACTTCCATTGATAGAGCTTGCCCCGGGTCACTGTTTGGGCTTCGGAGTGGGTCGAATCTACTTGGGCCTAAATAATGATTCAGTTCATTGTTAGCCtgtttggcaaaaaaaattatttgttaaagaAATAGGTTAATTTAAGAAGTTGGTTGTTAGTGATTGTTACATGTTGaaatagttatttatttttgtatttttgaatatgaaattttgtattatcaatcaatttgaaaatttgttaaattaattttcattaGTAAATGTCAATTAcccataatataaattttttaattagatatttcttactattttttagacaatttaaaatcatatgtcttaCAAATGAATTTTATTGTGACGAGACAAGTCGAACTTGGATGTTCgagaatattttatatacatttaaataatgaatattatctttttaatacaCATTTCTTAATCCGTTGATGTTAATTGAGGAATGGCACGAGAGATTGGGTGGTGGTTTATTAGAGCatctagaatatatttttaatcaacacAACTGGAAATGGTCCAGTGACATATTTTTTACCTTAAAAAACCCGAAAACACGATTAATGGAAATAAAAATGATGTCCGAGTAAACGTTATTACAAGTTTAGTTAATCCTCCCCTGGGCACTGGGCAGCATCAAAAGAACAGTTGTGTTTTATTTACCTATCTGCAATTCTGCATGCCAGTGAGGAGTTGCATCTCTTTACTAAACTGCCATAAAGAATTTAGCATAAGTTGCCCCGGGCAACattgctaatcaagaaccatAAACGATACGGTCCCTCACATTCTTAATCATATTGCATCTTAGCATCTGATCTTCATAATTTTCTTTACGCGATGCGGATATGAAACTCCAGTCATATGTCTTGCAATTGTTATCCATGTTGAACTCAATAGAGTGAAGATCACTATCAGGTGAATAATCCATTTCTGTATCATCCCCATTAATATTTTCTCCCTTCCGCGATCTCGTGTTAGCACTGTCAAACGCCTTCTCTATCGTGAAGATACTTGCCTTTGTAGTGGCTAATTCTTTTCCCAGCTTTCTGTTTAGTCTCTCAAATTGGCATTTCAACTTCTTTTCCACTTGTAGCTCTCGCGCAATGGACTCAACTGCATTTTGAATTCTTTCTTGCTCTTTCGTTTTCCACAGGTATCTTTCTTTCGCAAATTTCTTCATGAGGCAGCCCATCTTACTTTCTTCAACTTGTTGTTCTTGAATTAACTTGCCCACCTTGGCCTCAGTTTGTTCAAGCTCACATTTTAGTGCTGCAACAAGCGATTTAAATGTACAGCTTCTGTCATCCATCTCCCACGTGTAGTCGAGTATTTTAAGCAACTCCTTAGATGTGCTAAGGCCTTCACTGATGTCCTTGAGATGATCAGCTTTAGTTGCAGCTCTCTGCGTGCAGCCCGGAGTTTTGATCTGCATCAGCTTAGAATTAGATTAATGTTTGAAATTGTGCGGACAATTCTTAAAACAAATCTTTTGAGTGCATATCAGAAGCGAAATTTTCAACGATTATGTATCAATTACCAGCAAAGCTGTGATGTAAGAGTAgtgctacatgcacaaaattaGATACAAAATTTTGCACGATATGACATGACGATTCCATAATTAAGTCGAAGTTGAGTATGCTCATCTTACCTTTTGGGAGTTAACATTCCGCAGAGAATCCAACCTTCCACTCTTGTGAAGAAATTTATGTGAACCCAGTGGTGTTCTTGCCTTGTGACTATCCATTCTATGAATAATGAAATTCAAAACAGATCATATGAATAATGGACTGCCAATGTAGAAAATTGAAAACCAATAATAAGTCACAGTATGCTTATAACAGCAAGTTGTTTGTGTGGGGTATGCTTTAACGGATACGTTATTTATGTTTGCGTGTGGTACTATTTTTTGGAGTTATTTTGCTTCTGCTATGTTGCCCGTTGCACTGCCATGTTCTGCTTTTATTTTATGCTTTAAAATTTCGACTGTTCTTTCGCTTTGTAAATTTATTGAAAGAAATAGATGAATATATTTTACTACTTCTTTGCTAATGTTCAGTTTTTTTACACTTCTGTTTTCCTATCTTTGTTGAAAACTACTATTTTTCTTCTCCTCAAtgaattaatttctgacaaaaCACCCCAAAAACATGTAATACAAGGAGACTCCGTGTGCAAATGAATATAACTAAGTTAAGTACACTTGATTTTAAAGTTTGTGATCTGTTTATACTATCTAATCATTAGCAAATGCAGGAATAATTTGTAGTTGACTAAATATTTTAGTCACTCCTAAATTACTctattttctatattatttaataatttataataagtaATATAGGGTTAATTTAAATATAGGGATGATTATGGAAAAACATACCAACATGTCTCTTCTCatcttaatttaattataacgtatctAAAAAAATGATCATATAACTCTTCTTAACTCTAAAGAGTTCTAATACAAGACATACACGGTataactattttaaattttaacgttGTCTATTCTAACATgaatgttataaataatatattttttttagaaatgaaataataacaagtatgaaaaatatgatttaaaatttatcaataacaACTCGTGAACACATTGATATTAAGAAAACAttatatatgcaaaaatatttattttttaagctacaaatttatgatatataaaaaatagagtTAGATTCTATAGAGTCCGCATTTAAACTGGAGtattcataaatttttagtttacttatatataattctttgattatccaaatttatatataatttatatttatccaCTAAAATTTCGAACATAATGTCAAATATTATCGTATAGTTTAATGATTATGATCCCGAGTAAATGCTACTCCCTTCGTCgcaatgaattatatacattggatcggacacggagaccaagaaaaattGTAAGAAATATGTAAAGTTATatggaaagtgggtaaattGGTGGGatccacatattttttaatacggtttttctatggtgtgcccaagggcacactaagcactaatttttatgagtttggtgcattcttattggtcatgtaatcataaatatggatggccccctgcatttacaccaactccaccaatcaaaatccacgaaactcatcaaatttagtgcttaatgtgtgcccttgggcatacactagaaagaccctttttaataatagatttgatatAGTGTagtaaagtagtgggtgtaatagtgtttttattattatataatggagatagtgggagaatgtagtaGGTGTAGTGgtgttttatataataaaaagttgctattttaggaatgtataaaaatgatgggacatctcaaaaaagaaactgtatataattgattgggacggagggagtataaaatgaTGGCATATTTATTGAATAAGGATATATTGATCATTTTCATGTCcccttttaatatatagaagcagattatttttttaaataagtatGTGCTCTAGTTTCCTgtagtgttacagaaatcgggaaccGGATCTAATCGGCTGAGTtaccgattcagggattaattgaaaatcggggattaatcgaaaCGATTAATCAAAGtgaaaatcattaaaatttaaaatttaaatattattcaatatttagttattattatactagttatttattaacaaatatatatttactatatcacAAGTTCTTCAATTGTTCGTAATTAAACTATTAAAGTaatataagattttaaattaaataaattattatatatacttttgttaagaaaaatttataaaaattaataatcagATTTCAAGAATCGAATCGGCCGGCCACATTGTTGAAGATTAATTGGATCTGTTAAATCAGAGTTTTTTTAGAACAATGGTTTACTGTCATAACTCATACGCGAATGTCTTGAGTGAAGGTGTAGCCGGCTGGGCCGCTGCAATTGCTGTAGTTCTGAGTTATGACGTATGTAATTAGTTTATCATGTTTCTTGCTACAGTTACGTGATATCAAGTCTAAAACCTTACTGAAATCTTCTGCACAACTGGAGGGAGCCGAGGAGGCTAGCTCACATTTCTGACCAGTTTGaacgtaaagttttcaaaactaaccgacctacgttcaacttttcaaaactaaccagcctaattCTAAGGAAGTCGGGCGACCCCAACGGCGAGGTAAGAACACTAAGAGGTCGCCCCTTCCGTGAGCGACATGTGCTGCAGGGACATCAGGTATATTTCTTTCACTTTGTTGTCTTCAAAACTActtttgatatattttgtgcaaatttcttgatttattttatcattatttGCTGCTTATTGTGCTTAGTCTTTTACTTCCTGACAAAATCTTGGCATATGAGTTGTTTTTAACCGAAATATAGTGAGGAATCTGGTTGTGAtgatatttgaatattataattcgaatatttaatatttgtaaatattaaataataatatttgtaaaaaaaattcggatattcataaattttgattatagcaataatatttgtaaattctgattataacaataatatttgtaaattccgattacaacatattattttacaaatattttctcttttattaCGTAGAAAGACTAAGCAGTTTTTTGTTCGTTAATTCATATTATTACTcttctattatttttaatatattattcttttggattattatttttattaattccgattattacatttattattttaaaatattttcatttctatttttgttataaattacactatttttctaaaaaattccgattattacttatattattttacaaatattaaatattcgaattatatatacaaatagggtaaacattataaacaaaattgaaaaaataatatttgaaaaaaaagaaaatatttgtaaaataatattgttataatcagaatatacaaatattattgttattatcggaatttacaaatattattgctataatcggaatttacaaatattcgaatttttttctacaaaaattattgtttaatatttacaaatattaaatattcgaattatatttacatatagggtaaaaataataataaatgaaatcGATAAAAAAGAGGAATCCGATTATATTtgcaaaaaaattgttataatcggaatttacaaatattattgttataatcggaatttacaaatattatttacaaatattatagttattaatttacaaatatttgtaaaataatataagtaataatggaaattttttaaaaatagttgaatttaatgaaaaatagaaatgaaaatatttttaaaataaaaaaaagtaatactcggaattaacaaaattaataatcaaaaagaataaaatataaaaaataatagaaaattagTAAGAGTAATAATAGAAAACAAACTGATTTGCACATGTGTGATGAATGAGCTCACCAGTTCATGTTTCAGTTCATGGTAGGGGTCGCCTGTGTAAGGGGCGACCCTAACCCTCGTTCATAAATAGCACGGGTCGCCCGTGCTAGGGGCGACCCACTCTTCTTTTCCCCGATCAATTGGGGTCGCCCGACTTCCTTAGaattaggctggttagttttgaaaagttgaacataggctggttagttttgaaaactttacgttCAAACTGGTTAGAAATGTGAGGGAGCCGAGGAAACCTAGCTCTTGTTTCTTCCTTTTCTCACGGTGCATAAGTAAACGTCATTCATTCCATCCCCGGTGGTATTATTCAAAGCAATAAATCTTGGGTTACATCCTTATGCACTACTAAAACACTACCCTTTTTTTAGGAGTTGACGTGGCCCAACAGTAGTACTATTCTGCTGGTTGTGTAAAACGTTGCTTagacttcaattttttttttctaagtccttaaaattgaaaaatggaTCAGTTTTAAACGTACTTttaatattcatttatttaaaatttattcaaatataaatttattgaaatattcaaatatagaTTTATTGTAAAAACTTatactaaataaatttattgaaatttattcaattaaataataccaactattaaatttttgtttcattttcctaaagtttgatttttcattttttctcataatattaatttatgattcaacataaatttaatttctctgtaattgttatgtattacatctttttaaatattattcttaattaaatataattttaacataaaattTCTCTAGTTAgaaaaatttcttttattactatttttgtatttctttgtatattattactatataaccataaattttgtattcatcattttaaaaaaaaaaattcaaattgttATTGCTAACTACTATTGTTACTCTATTTTTTTAGGGGTtagtttgtttttatatttgggAAAATAAAAGAAGTGGTACTTCTGAAAGCACATATGAGAAGAAAGAATTTCTAGTACAATTGCTAGTACACTGTTTctaataatttaattcaaagaaGAGCAACAGTACTAAGCAACTTcaatgaaaagaaaaagaattcaaGACACTTCAGCTTTCTATTCAGAATATTTTAGTTACAGGTAATTTAAGAATTTGGCTCGTGTGTCATGCGCACATACTAAACACTAAACTTGAtgtatttaatttgttttaattaatgaaGTTTTTGTATATGTAGAGGTGTGTTAACATGTGCCGatcacaaaaaaattgatactttaggtATACACTCTCAACTCTAAGTAGTATATGATTACGGATGGTATAAGCTGGGCGAAGTCTTTGTTGAGCTGAAGACACTTCTGATTTATTTGGTAATGATTTTGACTTAAGGAAATGATTCTAAATATTATGTTGGCCAACCTCCAGATGTagcaaaattttatatcatctattaacatattaaaaaaaatttaaaaaaaatattttaacagaatatattttatttataacaacatGAAACAATaacaacatatttttaaaatataggcaATCAATATAACGAATAGCATTGAGCAAAATGTCGTACATAtccaattttatattatgtccTGGAATTTTGATTTAACTAAACAATTTGGGACACCGTGATTACTCTTAAGTATATAATTTGAAGATGGTATGAGATGAAAGGGAGAGATGAGGTGATTGTGGCACTATGATCTAGGAGACTGGATATAAGATACTCCTATGAC
This genomic window from Daucus carota subsp. sativus chromosome 7, DH1 v3.0, whole genome shotgun sequence contains:
- the LOC108196628 gene encoding pentatricopeptide repeat-containing protein At5g50990, with amino-acid sequence MVTHTLTRRLNQTAQMINSCTDYGTLFSVLQECRLSPNSINTNRTHSSIIKLGYGNYPSLVSLLVSAYISCDEPILAKRLFSEVHCLDFGLVDSNLMIARFMKMGEADVAKKVFEKMHTRDLVSWNSIIGGCVKNARYEEGFSYFRKMLRSEYEPDGFTFASIITGCARTGALGHAKWIHSLMIERKIELNYILSSALIDMYSKCGRIEEAKAIFDSVQKEDVSVWNSMINGFAVHGLASDAIAIFTMMEEKNIPPDAITFIGILTACSHSGLVEQGRKFFDLMETHYLVHPQIEHYGAMVDLLGRAGLLEEAFDLIKRMLVEPDVVIWRAFLSACRTYRNSDMAEVAVEKISRLESGDYVLLSNTYSSLRQWDSAARVRDGMKQKGVHKGSGKSWVETGGLIHHFKSGDHSHPETVEIYKVLEKLISRTRMEGFMSSTELVLMDISEEEKEQNLNYHSEKLAVAYAILKSSPRTEIQVSKNLRTCIDCHYWMKIVSRILNRVIIVRDRIRFHRFEGGLCTCGDFW
- the LOC108195449 gene encoding uncharacterized protein LOC108195449, with the translated sequence MDSHKARTPLGSHKFLHKSGRLDSLRNVNSQKIKTPGCTQRAATKADHLKDISEGLSTSKELLKILDYTWEMDDRSCTFKSLVAALKCELEQTEAKVGKLIQEQQVEESKMGCLMKKFAKERYLWKTKEQERIQNAVESIARELQVEKKLKCQFERLNRKLGKELATTKASIFTIEKAFDSANTRSRKGENINGDDTEMDYSPDSDLHSIEFNMDNNCKTYDWSFISASRKENYEDQMLRCNMIKNVRDRIVYGS
- the LOC108196630 gene encoding sec14 cytosolic factor — protein: MEQRNGFNSGETMRKQEAAEISSIKYDGKNDKVEQSKVDAMRKFVEKHDPSTKDVDNLTLRRFLRARDHDIEKASTMFLKYQEWKRSFIPNGHISINEIQNEISQKKQFIQGFDKQGRPITVLIGCKHFQNKKGGVDELKRFAVFALEKLCSRMPTGEEKFVVIADLKGWGYSNCDIRGMLGALSILQDYYPERLGKLYIVHVPYVFMKAWKIVYPFIDNNTKKKIVFVENKQLKATLLEDIEESQLPQTYGGKLPLIPIQES